Within the Alteromonas sp. M12 genome, the region AAAACGTCGATAATCTAGAAGCAAAATATCAAATCAGTGTGAAGCTGCCAATTCACATTAACGATGACAACTTATCTGGGATATACGCCGGTTTCAGTGTGACATCTTTTTGGCAGGTGTATAACGATGAGGCATCAAAACCATTTCGTGAAACTAATTATGAACCGGAAATATTCTATTTTTGGAAAACCCATTATCGATTCCTAGGCATAAAATTTGATCAAGTTCACTTGGGCTTAAATCATAATTCCAATGGCCAAAGCGGGTTAAAATCTAGGAGCTGGAACCGTTTATATGCGTCTGCATTGTTTAGTGACAAAGACTCAGTGTATTACCTTAAAGCCTGGTATCGGATCCCAGAAGATGAAAAAGAAACAGTAAATAGCCCAGAAGGGGATGACAACCCAGACATTACCGATTATCTCGGGCATTTTGAGATCGGATATGGAAAAAAGGTCGGCAACTTCAATTTTCTCACTTTAGTCAGAAATAATTTAAAATCAGATAATAAAGGCAGCATAGAATTGAATATCACCTATCCTTTAAACAAAAGGTACGATGTCGTATTCCAATATTTTAACGGTTATGGTGACTCTTTGATTGACTACAACCGTCACCAACAACGTTACGGTATAGGAATTCAACTCAAATATTTGTAATGTGTAAAAAATGCGAAAGCGCCTGTATTTATTGCGCCCATTTAACCTTTAAACACATAGGACTATAATTTTTAATTACATATCAATAAGATAGAAAACATTAAGGTTGGCACGTAGTTCGCTTTACTTTGTCGAGTAGATTCAATTTTCGAAATAGGGTGAAGTATGTTTATTATAAAATACTATGGACTGGGCGGGATTTTATCATTAGCTCTTGCCTTGCTGATTGATAGCTTTTTGTTCAAAGTATTGTTTATCTGGATTGGCCTTTCGCTTATTTTGGTCACCTTTGCCTATTCAGTCCAATCACCTAAAATTTTTAGAAAAAAAATTGATGGTTCAATCCCATTCTATGTGAAGTGGGTTTTTGTGCCCTTTTTTGTTGGTGTGCAGTTGTATAACGCTTGGGCTCGTAAAAACGACAGCGTCCCGCCAATCCAAAAAATTCGTGACAAGCTATTTCTTGCCTGCCGCTTATTTCCTTCCGATATGCCAGAGCTAAATCATTTAGAAGTCAAAGCGGTACTCGATGTGACGGCTGAATTCGATGGGCTAGATGTTTCTGCCCATGGTGAAAATATGGACTATCTGAATGTTCCCGTATTAGAT harbors:
- a CDS encoding phospholipase A; the encoded protein is MERLKQRIVILVSLISLTVSQFAVAQVITDSDLEEESSKVEETLTEKRDASDDLALKIPFAITQYKTNYILPVTYVKDPNTIGVTELDSENVDNLEAKYQISVKLPIHINDDNLSGIYAGFSVTSFWQVYNDEASKPFRETNYEPEIFYFWKTHYRFLGIKFDQVHLGLNHNSNGQSGLKSRSWNRLYASALFSDKDSVYYLKAWYRIPEDEKETVNSPEGDDNPDITDYLGHFEIGYGKKVGNFNFLTLVRNNLKSDNKGSIELNITYPLNKRYDVVFQYFNGYGDSLIDYNRHQQRYGIGIQLKYL